The Toxotes jaculatrix isolate fToxJac2 chromosome 14, fToxJac2.pri, whole genome shotgun sequence genome window below encodes:
- the LOC121193751 gene encoding inositol monophosphatase 1-like produces MADLWQSAMDHAVAIARKAGEVVREALRDDRKVMTKSSSVDLVTLTDQRVEQLIIQSVKEKFPTHRFIGEESVAAGEACDLTDSPTWIIDPIDGTTNFVHAFPFVAVSIGFFVNKQSEFGVVYSCLEDKMFTARRGKGAFCNGEPLSVSDQEDIRQSIIATEFGSSRDPEAVDKIFSSLRNVLCIPVHGVRGAGSAAVNMCLVASGCVEAYYEIGIHVWDVAAGSLIVSEAGGVLMDVEGGAADLMSRRIVAANSRAIAERIVKEIESFSPPRDDAPPTKV; encoded by the exons ATGGCCGACCTCTGGCAGAGCGCCATGGACCACGCTGTCGCCATCGCACGAAAAGCTGGGGAG GTGGTGCGTGAGGCTCTGCGTGACGACAGGAAGGTGATGACAAAGAGTTCGTCGGTCGACTTGGTCACACTAACTGACCAGAGGGTGGAGCAACTCATCATCCAATCAGTGAAAGAGAAATTCCCAACACACAG gttcATAGGGGAGGAGTCAGTGGCTGCAGGTGAAGCTTGTGACCTCACAGATAGTCCCACCTGGATCATCGACCCCATCGACGGAACCACCAACTTCGTTCACGC ATTTCCTTTTGTTGCCGTTTCCATCGGATTCTTTGTCAACAAACAG AGCGAGTTTGGCGTGGTTTACAGCTGTCTGGAAGACAAGATGTTCACAGCAAGGAGGGGCAAGGGGGCGTTTTGTAACGGAGAGCCGCTGAGCGTTTCTGATCAGGAAG aCATCCGACAGTCAATCATCGCCACAGAGTTCGGATCCAGCAGAGACCCCGAAGCCGTGGACAAAATCTTCTCCAGTCTGAGGAATGTCCTCTGCATCCCCGTCCACGG AGTTCGTGGTGCAGGAAGCGCAGCAGTCAACATGTGTCTGGTGGCGTCCGGTTGTGTCGAAGCATATTATGAGATCGGGATCCATGTTTGGGACGTCGCTGCAGGCTCGCTGATCGTCTCCGAGGCCGGAGGAGTCCTAATGGACGTGGAGG GAGGAGCGGCGGACCTGATGTCCCGGAGAATCGTGGCCGCGAACAGCCGAGCCATCGCCGAGAGGATTGTCAAAGAGATCGAGTCCTTCAGTCCACCCAGAGACGATGCTCCGCCCACAAAAGTCTGA